A section of the Oryzias melastigma strain HK-1 linkage group LG14, ASM292280v2, whole genome shotgun sequence genome encodes:
- the LOC112138061 gene encoding hepatitis A virus cellular receptor 1 homolog isoform X2, translating into MLLLLLAVWAGLLSAAARVSAMATETVVGVAGRDVTLPCRCGAAEQGDVEVCWGRGEPSLFTCHNAVISGTGNHVTYRRSNRFSMSSSSSLSISSSRPADTGFYHCRVQLPGLFNDQLSIVHLLIVRPPASISQPTTHENERNSESALTAMNDLMVTTGGDVTDSNNPQLLVARVQSQVQQHEISLQFFIGVTLRFSSVIFIPLLVSALFYRVWRSNPRFQTDTRPDESEDEDDDSV; encoded by the exons atgctgctgcttcttctcgCTGTCTGGGCCGGCCTCCTCTCAG cagcagcccgcGTGTCAGCGATGGCCACTGAGACGGTCGTGGGCGTGGCCGGGAGAGACGTAACTCTGCCCTGCCGCTGTGGGGCGGCGGAGCAAGGCGACGTGGAGGTGTGTTGGGGGAGGGGCGAGCCTTCACTCTTCACCTGCCACAACGCCGTGATCAGCGGGACTGGAAACCACGTGACTTACAGACGTTCAAACAG GTTCTCCatgtcgtcctcctcctctctgtccaTTTCCTCCTCCCGACCAGCAGACACTGGTTTCTATCACTGCAGAGTTCAGCTTCCAGGCCTCTTCAATGACCAGCTGTCCATCGTGCACCTCCTCATCGTCAGAC ctcccgCTTCGATTTCTCAGCCCACAACCCATGAAAATGAGAGGAACTCAGAATCAGCGCTCACCGCGATGA ATGACTTGATGGTAACAACTGGAGGTGATGTCACAGACAGCAACAACCCACAGCTGCTGGTCGCTAGAGTTCAG TCTCAAGTTCAGCAGCATGAAATCTCTCTGCAGTTTTTCATTGGAGTCACTCTGCGATTCTCCTCCGTCATCTTCATCCCTCTTTTGGTCTCAGCTTTGTTTTACC GAGTTTGGAGATCTAACCCGAGGTTTCAGACAGACACGAGACCAGACGAGTCAGAAGACGAGGATGATGATTCCGTGTGA
- the LOC112138061 gene encoding hepatitis A virus cellular receptor 1 homolog isoform X1: MLLLLLAVWAGLLSAAAARVSAMATETVVGVAGRDVTLPCRCGAAEQGDVEVCWGRGEPSLFTCHNAVISGTGNHVTYRRSNRFSMSSSSSLSISSSRPADTGFYHCRVQLPGLFNDQLSIVHLLIVRPPASISQPTTHENERNSESALTAMNDLMVTTGGDVTDSNNPQLLVARVQSQVQQHEISLQFFIGVTLRFSSVIFIPLLVSALFYRVWRSNPRFQTDTRPDESEDEDDDSV; this comes from the exons atgctgctgcttcttctcgCTGTCTGGGCCGGCCTCCTCTCAG cagcagcagcccgcGTGTCAGCGATGGCCACTGAGACGGTCGTGGGCGTGGCCGGGAGAGACGTAACTCTGCCCTGCCGCTGTGGGGCGGCGGAGCAAGGCGACGTGGAGGTGTGTTGGGGGAGGGGCGAGCCTTCACTCTTCACCTGCCACAACGCCGTGATCAGCGGGACTGGAAACCACGTGACTTACAGACGTTCAAACAG GTTCTCCatgtcgtcctcctcctctctgtccaTTTCCTCCTCCCGACCAGCAGACACTGGTTTCTATCACTGCAGAGTTCAGCTTCCAGGCCTCTTCAATGACCAGCTGTCCATCGTGCACCTCCTCATCGTCAGAC ctcccgCTTCGATTTCTCAGCCCACAACCCATGAAAATGAGAGGAACTCAGAATCAGCGCTCACCGCGATGA ATGACTTGATGGTAACAACTGGAGGTGATGTCACAGACAGCAACAACCCACAGCTGCTGGTCGCTAGAGTTCAG TCTCAAGTTCAGCAGCATGAAATCTCTCTGCAGTTTTTCATTGGAGTCACTCTGCGATTCTCCTCCGTCATCTTCATCCCTCTTTTGGTCTCAGCTTTGTTTTACC GAGTTTGGAGATCTAACCCGAGGTTTCAGACAGACACGAGACCAGACGAGTCAGAAGACGAGGATGATGATTCCGTGTGA